Proteins co-encoded in one Saprospira grandis genomic window:
- a CDS encoding BrxA/BrxB family bacilliredoxin: MYPEHLTTPMAKDLTDHGFKGLETAEEVKAILGQKSGTALVVVNSVCGCAAGNARPGVKLALAQASKQPTEAVTVFAGVHKEAVDTARQFMLPYPPSSPSVGLFKDGKLVHFLERHHIEGSTAEMIAANLKAAIERFCD, translated from the coding sequence ATGTATCCAGAACATCTGACTACACCTATGGCCAAAGATCTTACCGATCATGGCTTTAAAGGACTAGAAACTGCCGAAGAAGTAAAGGCCATTTTGGGCCAAAAATCAGGAACCGCTCTAGTCGTGGTCAATTCTGTCTGTGGTTGCGCCGCTGGCAATGCCCGCCCCGGCGTAAAGTTGGCCCTCGCCCAAGCGAGCAAGCAACCCACCGAAGCCGTTACCGTTTTTGCCGGTGTGCACAAAGAAGCCGTAGACACGGCCCGACAGTTTATGTTGCCTTATCCTCCCTCTTCGCCTTCTGTGGGGCTCTTCAAAGATGGGAAGTTGGTCCATTTTCTAGAACGTCACCATATCGAGGGCAGTACAGCCGAAATGATCGCCGCCAATCTTAAGGCCGCTATCGAACGCTTTTGCGATTAA